The DNA segment TGGATGTCCTGGAAGACAACCTGCAGGCCTCCCTGCGCAACCGCGAGGTGCTGGACCTGCTGAAGTATCAGAAGAGCCTGACGTACTTCACTACAGCCCTCAAGGCCAACCAGCTGATGATGGATCGCCTGCAGAAAGGCCAGATGTTCAAGATGTTTCCGGACGACGAGGACTTGCTCGAGGACGCCCTGACCGAGATCGGGCAAGCCATCGAGATGACGAACATCTCCAGCGGCATCCTCAGCCAGATGATGGACGCCTTCGCCTCGATCATCTCGAACAACCTGAACGCGGTGATGAAGTTCCTGGCTTCGGTGACGATCATCTTGGCGCTGCCGTCGCTCGTGGCCAGCATCTACGGCATGAACGTTGCCCTTCCGCTAGGCGAGCACCCGTTCGCCTTCTTGATGGTGCTGGGTTTCTCGTTCGTGGTGGCGCTGTTGGTGGTCCTGATCTTTTGGCGGCGGGACTGGCTGTAGGGGATTGGGCGGGAGGTCGGCTACCATCCCCGGGCGGCCCCTTCCTGCTCGAGGGCCAGGAAGGCGAGCTTGGGTCGCCCGTCGTGGGAGCGCAAACCGAGCGATCCCAGGAATTCGGCGAAACGACGGGAGTCGAGGCCGTAGTAGTCGAGGAATCCTGCCAACGCCTCGTCGGAGATGTCGTGCAGCCAAGTGAAATTGACCAGGCGAATCTGGCCGGCCTGCGCATCCCACGCCCGAAACACCTCACGCACGAACTCCGCCTGCAGCGCATCGGAGCTCCCCAGAATCCGGCTTGAGGGGTAACCGACCTCGAGTAGGTAGACCGGCTTGCCGGAGGCGAGGGAAGCCAGCGCAGCGAAATCCTGATACGCGCTGCTGGGCGGGCGCACCGAAAAATCGCCCTTGAGCGGATAGTAGGTGGCGAGGATCGCGTCGCTGTGCCGGTTGATAGCTTCAAGGCACCGGCGACTCGAACCGAGCAACCCGCCGGAAGTCGCCTTGGTTCCCACCTGCAGCCCGGGCCGCAGGCTGCGGGCATACGACGAAGTCGCAGCGAAGAATTCCTCATAGGCTGCGCACATCCCTGGATCCCCGCCGAGGTAGGCGTCGATTTCATTCCCGATTGCCAGAACGATCAGTTGCGTCTCCGGGAGACGGGAGAAAGAGTCCGCCAGCATACGGTTGAATCGATCGATCAGGCGCGGATCGTCGAACGCCAGGTGGCTCAAGTCTGCCGGCAGGCGCAGCTGGTTGGTGTCGATCGGTGCCAGGGTCAGCACCAGCGGGGTATCGGAGGCGGGGTAGTAGGCGTTGGCGATCGTCAGGTAGTCCGGGTCGGGGCCATACTGACCCGGCGCGGTCTCGAGGGCGTCCCAGGGCAGGGAGAGGCTGACAGCCTGGGCGCCGGCCTGCAGCGCCAGCTGAAAGGCCGAGTCGTAGTCGCCGTCGGAAGCCTGGTTGACGTCGATGGAGAGCAGTCGGTCGCCGCGCGGCAGTGGGGCCTGCAGGTCGGCGGTCGGGCCGGGCGAGGCGGCGGCCGGCCAAGAACCGCATGCAATGCCAGCCAGGGTCAGACCCAGCAAGCACGGAGCCAGCACTCGTTCGCGAGGCATGACGTTCCTTACCAAAAGGGGGCCTCCCAGATTGGCCGCGGTTCGGGGATCGGCAGCGGGTGCAGTAGGCCGCCCCAGGCAAGGGCCGTGACTGCTGTCAGGGCAATATTCAACGCCAGCACGGCGGGAATGCGCAGCCAACCGCGGCACCGCCCGGTTGCCAGCAGGCCGGGAGGCCACAAGAGAACGGCCAGTCCCATCGCTGAGCCGTACACGACGAAGACATACAGCCAGAAGACCAACCCCAACGGCAGAGCCCGCAGTCCTTGTATGAAGACTGCGCCTTGCTGCTCGACGAACACCCCGTACACGCCCTGAAGGACGAAAACGTGACCGAGCCCGTAGACGTAGCGGCGCCCGGCGGCCATCCAGGCCAGAGCCCAGGCGGCGTAGATTCCCGGGCTGAACAGCAGATCATAGGCGAGCTGAGGGTGGAGCAGGGCCGGGTTGGGATCGTGGGCCAGGTAGCTGCCAGCCCAGGCCAGGCTCTCGGTCAGGCCGCCGACCAGCAGCGTCGCCGCCAATGCCAGCATCCAGGCTGGCAGGCGCAGGCGGCGAACGATCTGTGCCAGGCGCCTCCGGCCAAACCAGCCGGCGACGAAGATCGAATAGATCAAGAGCATCGTGTCCGGCGGATCCACCAGCAACAGGAGCACGGGCAGCAATCCGCTGGCGGCGAATAGCCACTGCCACCGGCGTTGGTGGCCGGGCCCGGGCTGGGCGGGCTGAGGCAGGTTGGTGGTCATGAGTCTGAAAACCCGCTGGTCGGGGCAGCAAGGCCGCCGTCGGTTTGCCCGGCCCGCGGCTGGCGAAGGATCGAGGCCAGGGCCCACACCAGCAGCCCAAAACCCAGCGGGACGGTGATGAGGTACAGCAGCATGCCAGTAGGTGGACGCGCGTCGATGGCATCGGCCAGGGCGTAGACGGTCGAGGCGGTGAGCGGCAGCAGAAGCAAGAGGAGCAATTGCCCGGCGCCTGGGCTCGGGCTGGCCAGCGCTACCTGGATCTGGTCCTGGCGGGTTTCGTTGCGGCGGTTGCGGCTGAGCGCGACCAGCACCACAAGCGCCAGCGGCGGTAGCACGATCAGGGAGAGGGGTTGGGTAGACACGGTCACGGCGACGAAGTATGCCCCCGCCAATACAAAGAGCACGCCGCGCTCGGCCTTGCCCGGGTGGAACGCCTGGAGCGGCAGGCGTGGCGCCAAACCGTAGGCGAGCATGAGCGCCAGCGCGAGGACTAGCGTGTACGCTGCGAAATTCGCCAGGGCCGCCGGAGGGGGCTCAATCGTCCACCACCACAGGGCCCACAGGCCATATCCGGCACCGAGCGCGATTGAGAGAGCGGCGGTCCGCCCGGAGGAACCACGCGACAGGCTGGCCGGCACGACACCCCAGCCGATGATCACACTGATCAGGGCATGCCAGGCCAGCCCGGTGAAGGATAGGTTGAGCGGGAAGTCGTCGTACATCGTCTGGACGATCACGCCTTCGAGGAACCAACCGTAGACGGCGCCCGCCAGATACAGAGCTGCCAGCGAACGCACGCGGAAGTGGGCGACGACGGTCAGGAAGAGATAGGCGGCGACAGCATAGGCCAGGAAGGTCGGGAGCAGCTCTTCGGCCCGGATCCACGGCCCCGGCCGCGCCCAGAACAGATGCTCAGAGTACACCATCAAGGTCAGCGCCGTCAGGGAACCGTATCCCAGACGGCTGGCAAAGGCGATCCTGGCGGGCGTCTGAACCTGAGGACTCACGCGGCAATCCGGCTATCTACCGGGGCTGGGTCCATCGGAGGATCCGCTTCGGCGTCCGGGATCGGCCTTCGATTGCGACGCTCCAGCCAGATTAGGAAGAGGCCCATCCCAAGCGCAACCCAAGTCATACCGGAGCGATTGTCCGCGGCCTGGGGATCGAGCTGCGCAACCGGAGCCAACAGAACGAAGAACAGCAGCGCGCCGCTGACCGCGGCCACGGCGTGTGA comes from the Anaerolineales bacterium genome and includes:
- a CDS encoding magnesium transporter CorA family protein — encoded protein: MITMYRSTPNGVIAIQEPVEGCWIHMTSPDAEEIARIETAYAIPREFLTYPLDVDETARTEKEEGVALVILRVPRHEGPGSDIPFTTVPLGIILTERAVVTVSAQESEVLRGMSNGKLRGISTAKRNRFLLHLFLLTAQQYLVDLRAINKAVDVLEDNLQASLRNREVLDLLKYQKSLTYFTTALKANQLMMDRLQKGQMFKMFPDDEDLLEDALTEIGQAIEMTNISSGILSQMMDAFASIISNNLNAVMKFLASVTIILALPSLVASIYGMNVALPLGEHPFAFLMVLGFSFVVALLVVLIFWRRDWL